The following are from one region of the Carassius gibelio isolate Cgi1373 ecotype wild population from Czech Republic chromosome A13, carGib1.2-hapl.c, whole genome shotgun sequence genome:
- the LOC128026636 gene encoding cyclic GMP-AMP synthase-like, which translates to MNGQRRLSSFPATSPEQTKAKAETKADANGKSKEKRDHQITDSEDQSQERAEDKSAPKRGSRKQRTEKDKDPNDCESEDKPHKTPAPKRTTIHRPSKKQKDLSQSQEISEGKCEENCASTSRRASVPNNANNVDGNDKQDRAKSKQQIKKNDCESEGKPQQTAKSKSDEKPAPKRLSKKQRDALSFDKEAALESPQSKSEAKSTKNPGSATETVFPEDASPAVSARSSDRQKKSAKKATATRGQSVDDTLGKVLKATIDKLKIKKSERSNASSYVNNITDKVITHLKQNLTWCEHIERLRTGSYYENLKICEPDEFDVMLTIPVERVDIQKFDTAGAFYSVALKRHSKKHALDRFLKEDKTIQASEMLIEFRDAVKEAVEKLPYQINVQRKKPRCPAVTLEVKMKENGKTIYIDFVLGLKVHCASWPDFTKDGFEIENWLGKKEKDNMKRQPFYLVPKYEGKGNAEHDGLVAKDAWRISFSHVEKEILKRHGQSKTCCEVVGQKCCRKECLKLLKYLLQQLEEDESKSSKMASFCSYHAKTTLLHACATRGTDSEWADSQLADCFKQLLGDFVQHLRKRHLPNFFIPSHNLLQQASPSSCDFLANEIEFQLDKRFPIFS; encoded by the exons ATGAACGGCCAGAGAAGACTGAGCAGCTTCCCAGCGACAAGCCCTGAACAAACCAAAGCCAAAGCTGAAACAAAAGCAGATGCAAATGGGAAAAGTAAAGAGAAAAGGGATCACCAGATTACTGACAGCGAGGATCAGTCTCAGGAGCGCGCAGAGGACAAGAGCGCGCCAAAACGGGGAAGCAGGAAGCAACGGACTGAAAAGGATAAAGATCCTAATGACTGCGAAAGTGAGGACAAACCTCACAAAACCCCAGCACCAAAACGGACAACCATTCATAGACCGAGTAAAAAGCAGAAGGATCTCAGTCAGTCTCAGGAGATCTCCGAGGGTAAGTGCGAAGAAAACTGCGCTTCGACATCTAGAAGAGCTTCTGTTCCCAATAACGCAAACAATGTTGACGGGAATGACAAACAAGACAGGGCGAAAAGCAAGCAACAGATTAAAAAGAATGACTGTGAAAGTGAAGGCAAACCGCAGCAGACAGCTAAGAGCAAGTCCGATGAGAAACCAGCACCAAAACGACTGAGTAAAAAGCAGAGAGATGCTTTAAGTTTTGACAAAGAAGCAGCTCTGGAGAGCCCCCAAAGCAAATCGGAAGCAAAATCCACAAAAAATCCTGGATCTGCTACTGAAACGGTTTTTCCTGAGGACGCTTCTCCAGCGGTTAGCGCGCGCAGCTCTGACCGCCAAAAGAAAAGCGCAAAAAAAGCAACTGCAACGAGAGGACAAAGCGTCGATGACACACTGGGAAAGGTTCTCAAGGCAACTATTGACAAATTAAAGATCAAGAAGAGCGAGCGGTCTAATGCGTCCAGTTATGTTAATAACATCACGGATAAAGTCATTACACACCTGAAACAAAACTTGACCTGGTGTGAACACATCGAGAGGTTACGAACTGGAAGTTATTATGAAAACCTCAAG ATTTGTGAACCAGATGAATTTGATGTGATGCTGACTATTCCTGTGGAGCGAGTGGACATTCAGAAGTTTGATACGGCCGGAGCGTTTTACAGTGTTGCATTGAAAAGACATTCGAAGAAGCATGCTCTGGACAGATTCCTAAAAGAAGACAAGACCATTCAGGCCAGTGAAATGCTGATTGAATTCAGAGATGCCGTCAAGGAGGCTGTGGAGAAACTCCCAT ACCAAATTAATGTACAGCGAAAAAAGCCAAGATGCCCTGCAGTGACGCTGGaagtaaaaatgaaagaaaatggaaaGACTATTTACATCGACTTCGTTCTTGGTCTTAAGGTTCATTGTGCAAGCTGGCCAGACTTTACAAAAGATGGCTTCGAAATAGAAAACTGGCTTGGTAAAAAGGAGAAAGATAATATGAAGCGTCAACCATTCTATCTGGTTCCTAAATATGAGGGAAAGGGAAACGCAGAGCATGATGGACTGGTTGCAAAAG ATGCCTGGCGAATTTCTTTTTCACACGTCGAAAAAGAAATTTTGAAAAGGCATGGTCAGTCCAAGACATGCTGTGAGGTCGTTGGACAGAAATGTTGCCG GAAGGAGTGTCTAAAGCTACTGAAGTATCTTCTTCAACAGCTCGAAGAGGATGAGTCCAAATCCAGTAAGATGGCCAGCTTCTGCTCCTATCATGCAAAGACCACCCTTCTCCATGCTTGTGCTACAAGGGGGACCGACAGCGAGTGGGCAGACAGTCAGCTGGCCGACTGCTTCAAGCAGCTTTTAGGAGACTTTGTGCAACACCTGAGAAAACGGCATCTCCCTAACTTTTTCATTCCATCCCATAATCTCTTACAACAAGCCTCCCCGAGTAGCTGTGATTTCCTGGCAAATGAAATTGAATTCCAGCTAGATAAGAGATTTCCTATTTTCAGTTAA